One part of the Sus scrofa isolate TJ Tabasco breed Duroc chromosome 8, Sscrofa11.1, whole genome shotgun sequence genome encodes these proteins:
- the LOC110261944 gene encoding uncharacterized protein LOC110261944 — protein MDFTNKLESVKCKQKQKYRYAWLNSGQSKGKGVLWAAVAKLRAAAKHTCSLLGDTRELSGGGGKGQSWQPQVENPSEASGRCLTGSLLLWLGRNPCKQSAETVLQSLCRVLESWPARDCPCNCYHPGGPRSTSQENKEHPLSGTFKDRISTQKNQDMGTWKASFGSDTCAPGGRGSVKDGGTLPEAGRGESKKRGENGGTHQLQQWEAGKKEEKGEKKKDGTLRLQHGQGEQDYGRLSGTSSSNQYFKISK, from the exons CAGAAATATCGCTACGCTTGGTTGAATTCAGGGCAGTCAAAAG GGAAAGGTGTCCTCTGGGCAGCAGTTGCAAAACTCAGGGCTGCAGCTAAGCATACATGCTCTTTGCTGGGGGACACCAGGGAGCTGTCAGGAGGCGGAGGAAAAGGGCAAAGCTGGCAGCCCCAGGTGGAGAACCCCTCCGAAGCCTCTGGACGCTGCCTGACCGGAAGTCTGCTCCTCTGGCTGGGCCGCAATCCCTGCAAGCAGTCGGCTGAGACGGTGTTGCAGTCGCTGTGCCGTGTCCTGGAGTCGTGGCCTGCCAGGGACTGTCCCTGCAACTGTTACCATCCTGGTGGGCCCAGAAGTACAAGCCAGGAGAATAAGGAGCATCCCCTCAGTGGCACCTTCAAAGACCGGATCAGCACACAGAAAAACCAGGACATGGGCACATGGAAAGCTTCCTTTGGGAGCGATACCTGTGCCCCGGGAGGCAGAGGGAGCGTCAAAGATGGCGGCACGCTGCCTGAGGCAGGGCGGGGCGAAAgcaagaaaaggggggaaaacgGTGGGACCCACCAGCTTCAGCAATGGGAGGCgggcaaaaaggaagaaaagggggaaaaaaaaaaagatgggactCTCAGGCTTCAGCATGGCCAAGGGGAGCAGGACTATGGACGTCTCAGTGGAACTTCCTCCTCGAACCAGTACTTTAAAATTAGCAAATGA